A single genomic interval of Armatimonadota bacterium harbors:
- a CDS encoding PQQ-binding-like beta-propeller repeat protein — protein sequence MKRLVCLLSLLSVAVPEACPAWSTFHGNNQRNGLTPVTAPAQPKVKWSFDVGGPVICSPVVAPDGSVIVGTTWHETLRPTRTITAVKPDGTLKWRFTLPWFEDQTISTPAVAADGRVYAGTADGTFVALGPDGSELWRYQASEPVRSHVMVGSDGNVYVNLDGKLTSFSPAGTKRWEYTLGTNLEGGPSETLDGKILAVGDTGVVCLNAQGALVWTTPVSGTAAPIAVSPNGDVLVGGQTVTALDSSSGSVKWSAPIFAYGTYASPSVDAQGNVYYGFDYNLYKLSPNGNVLVQKYLEDPNSNFLGSTWSSPLIDGSGRLFWGMATGKRWAIPFEKNLTVFNSGLSIVRQTPLPEALFTSNPAIGDDGTLYAGCLDGKLYAFGP from the coding sequence ATGAAACGACTCGTCTGTCTTCTCTCGCTCTTGTCCGTCGCTGTGCCCGAAGCCTGTCCGGCTTGGTCGACCTTTCACGGCAACAACCAACGGAACGGACTGACTCCGGTGACGGCTCCGGCACAACCCAAGGTGAAATGGTCGTTCGACGTCGGCGGCCCGGTGATCTGCTCGCCGGTCGTCGCTCCGGACGGCTCCGTCATCGTCGGGACGACGTGGCACGAAACGCTCCGCCCGACGCGTACGATCACCGCCGTCAAGCCCGACGGCACGTTGAAGTGGCGGTTCACCCTTCCTTGGTTCGAAGACCAAACGATCTCGACGCCTGCCGTGGCAGCGGACGGCCGGGTCTACGCCGGCACTGCCGATGGAACGTTCGTCGCTCTTGGCCCGGACGGTTCCGAACTGTGGCGGTACCAAGCCTCTGAACCCGTCCGGTCACACGTCATGGTCGGAAGCGACGGCAACGTCTACGTCAACCTCGACGGCAAGCTGACGTCGTTCAGCCCCGCAGGGACGAAACGGTGGGAGTACACGCTGGGGACGAACCTTGAAGGCGGGCCGAGCGAGACGTTGGACGGCAAGATCCTCGCCGTTGGAGACACCGGTGTCGTCTGCTTGAACGCTCAAGGCGCCTTGGTCTGGACGACCCCCGTCTCCGGCACGGCGGCTCCCATCGCGGTCTCTCCGAACGGGGACGTCCTCGTCGGCGGGCAGACCGTGACCGCGCTCGACTCCTCCTCGGGCAGCGTCAAATGGAGCGCTCCGATCTTCGCTTACGGCACGTACGCCTCTCCGTCCGTCGACGCTCAAGGCAACGTGTACTACGGGTTTGACTACAACCTCTATAAGCTCTCGCCGAACGGCAACGTCCTCGTCCAGAAGTACTTAGAGGATCCGAACTCCAACTTTCTCGGCTCGACATGGTCGTCCCCGCTGATCGACGGGTCCGGCAGATTGTTCTGGGGGATGGCGACCGGAAAGAGATGGGCGATCCCGTTCGAGAAGAATCTGACTGTCTTCAATTCGGGGCTTTCCATCGTCCGTCAGACCCCCTTGCCCGA